Below is a window of Pseudomonas sp. B21-040 DNA.
GCTCACCCCGAAACCGATCTTCAACCCGCGACTGCCAAACGCACTGTCGGCGTTGCGTTCGGCCATGCGCCGGGTGATCCACCAAGCCCCCAGTAACTGGGCGAAGGGCACGAGGGGCAATACGTAGTAGCTGCGTCGACTTCCGCTGGCGGTGAAAAACAGCATCAGCAGCCCCAGCCCCCAGATCAGCCAACGTGTATTGGGTTCGACACTGCGCCAGTTGCGTGCAGAGACCCACAGCGCCAACAACCAGAACGGCGCCCATGGCAAGGTGTAGACGGGAAGGTAAAGCAGGTAGGTGTAAATCGGCCCGATGTTATCGAACGGCTGGAAGAACCGGACGACATTTTCGCGCAACACCAAGCCCAAGCCACTTTCGCCATAGGTCGGTGTGCCATACACATGCGACAACATGAACGGTGTCATGTAGAAAACGCCGGCAACCGACAGGGCTGCACACAGCCGCCAATTGAGGTGGCGTTTCCAGCGACCCTCCTGCAACAGATGAGGCAATAACAACAACCCTGGCAGGATGAAGCCGATCAAACCTTTGAACAGTGAGGTCAAGGACAGCAGCAGGCAAAACACCAGGTAGCGGCTGAACCGTGTGTCGTCGGGCCCCCGCCAGTACCACCACACCGCCGCCAGTACGCCGCACACCGTGAGAATGTCAGCCGTGGCAACCCGTGCCCAGAAGATAAAATAGAAGGTGGTCGCCAGCATCCAGCCGGCAATCAAACCGGTACCTTTGCGATACAGCCGTTCGCCGATCAGGTACACCAGCCACACGCTCAGCCACGCCGCAATCACTGACGAGAGGCGCAACGACCAAGGGTCCAGGCCACCCGTCAA
It encodes the following:
- a CDS encoding glycosyltransferase family 39 protein; amino-acid sequence: MKFWASDRGRLTLLLGATALMLLLGLGTRELWGAETRWANIALQMLQSGDYIDPYLKGGAYYDKPLPSYWLITASAWLTGGLDPWSLRLSSVIAAWLSVWLVYLIGERLYRKGTGLIAGWMLATTFYFIFWARVATADILTVCGVLAAVWWYWRGPDDTRFSRYLVFCLLLSLTSLFKGLIGFILPGLLLLPHLLQEGRWKRHLNWRLCAALSVAGVFYMTPFMLSHVYGTPTYGESGLGLVLRENVVRFFQPFDNIGPIYTYLLYLPVYTLPWAPFWLLALWVSARNWRSVEPNTRWLIWGLGLLMLFFTASGSRRSYYVLPLVPFAQLLGAWWITRRMAERNADSAFGSRGLKIGFGVSAVVLMTVLGVLYPWTNSGGGVVDFGETVKFEASKRAPLEHWRMVMIDVDNKVPMYLQTGGAPFYYVQETEDFPRSGNTATLMAWLDNASGQHWNPQRTIVVAQYHKGDALPLNYLSADHQVITTTPTNGERMFHAREEQSVAFIPESSTTKTETTGP